A section of the Solitalea canadensis DSM 3403 genome encodes:
- a CDS encoding undecaprenyl-diphosphate phosphatase, whose amino-acid sequence MTLIQAIILAIVEGLTEFLPVSSTGHMIIASWLMKVPNGDFTKFFTVGIQFGTILSVVVLYFKRFFQTLDFYFKLFVGFIPAVVFGVLFSHQIDALLESVLTVGIMLLVGGVIFILLDNWFKASENNPDKEIKYNNAFVIGLFQCIAMIPGVSRSASTIIGGLTQKLNRKQAAEFSFFLAVPTMFAATAKKMYDFYKDGGINLSGEEWKLFGIGNLVGFIVAIIAIRAFIGYLTKHGFKVFGWYRIVVGAVIIIFYFLGYNLQLI is encoded by the coding sequence ATGACCCTTATTCAAGCTATTATCCTTGCTATCGTTGAAGGATTAACTGAATTCTTACCTGTTTCATCTACCGGACACATGATCATTGCTTCATGGTTGATGAAAGTTCCGAACGGTGATTTTACTAAATTCTTTACGGTTGGTATTCAATTCGGAACCATACTTTCAGTGGTGGTTTTATATTTCAAACGTTTCTTTCAAACCTTAGACTTTTATTTCAAGCTATTTGTTGGTTTTATTCCTGCTGTTGTATTTGGAGTTTTATTCTCTCACCAGATTGATGCTTTGCTAGAAAGTGTATTAACGGTAGGTATTATGCTTTTAGTCGGAGGAGTAATTTTTATTCTTCTTGACAATTGGTTTAAAGCGTCTGAAAACAATCCTGATAAAGAAATTAAATATAATAATGCATTTGTTATTGGCTTGTTTCAATGTATTGCCATGATTCCTGGTGTTTCTCGCTCAGCATCGACAATCATTGGTGGTTTAACTCAAAAACTAAACCGTAAACAAGCTGCTGAATTTTCATTCTTCCTTGCCGTTCCTACTATGTTTGCAGCAACAGCAAAAAAGATGTACGACTTCTATAAAGACGGAGGCATTAACCTTAGTGGTGAAGAATGGAAGCTTTTCGGTATTGGAAACCTGGTAGGGTTTATCGTTGCAATCATCGCGATCCGCGCATTTATCGGTTACCTAACAAAACACGGTTTCAAGGTATTCGGTTGGTATCGTATCGTGGTAGGGGCTGTTATCATTATTTTTTATTTCCTTGGGTATAATCTTCAACTGATCTAA
- the truB gene encoding tRNA pseudouridine(55) synthase TruB, which yields MEGSFLHNFAEGEVLLVNKPYKWTSFDVVGKIRNAFKPAKIKVGHAGTLDPLAKGLLIICTGKFTKKIDDYQAQEKEYTGTFVLGATTPSYDMETEVDVRYDIRHITPAHILDTIPHFLGEIEQVAPAHSALKINGERAYEKARRGEEVQLKSRKVTISEFEITRIDLPEVDFRVVCSKGTYIRSLANDFGKKLQNGAYLSALRRTRIGQFSVDNSWEIMELVNKIKSQKEI from the coding sequence ATGGAAGGTTCTTTTTTACATAATTTTGCCGAAGGAGAGGTTTTGTTGGTAAACAAACCTTACAAATGGACTTCTTTTGATGTGGTAGGCAAAATCAGAAATGCTTTTAAGCCTGCTAAGATAAAAGTGGGACATGCGGGAACTCTTGACCCTTTAGCAAAAGGTTTGTTGATCATCTGTACTGGTAAATTCACCAAAAAAATAGATGACTACCAGGCTCAGGAAAAAGAATATACCGGTACATTCGTTTTAGGAGCTACTACACCATCATACGATATGGAAACGGAGGTTGATGTTCGATATGATATCCGACACATTACACCAGCTCATATCCTTGACACCATACCACATTTTCTGGGAGAAATCGAACAGGTTGCTCCTGCTCATTCGGCCTTAAAAATCAATGGAGAACGTGCTTATGAAAAAGCTCGTCGTGGAGAAGAAGTTCAGTTAAAATCCAGAAAAGTAACCATCAGTGAATTTGAAATAACCAGAATTGACCTTCCAGAGGTTGATTTCAGAGTGGTTTGTTCAAAAGGCACTTATATTCGTTCATTAGCCAATGACTTCGGAAAGAAATTACAGAATGGTGCCTATTTATCCGCACTACGCCGCACCCGTATTGGTCAATTCTCTGTAGACAATTCATGGGAGATCATGGAACTGGTGAATAAGATTAAAAGTCAGAAGGAAATTTAA
- a CDS encoding carboxypeptidase-like regulatory domain-containing protein, translated as MKYLSLLALLFILSSCGGSDPNSVSPVGTLTAYVDLYDEFGNKQSSSDGAKVTLNNISPKKSGITDKNGRCELLNTNPGKYDIVFSKSGYGDFWMFQVNHNQRHTSLDAIDLVQTSGTVASNIKVSFNAATTQYEVEGTITPVTADNRWIRLFIGESNNVSSSNYKYSPQSVYTVNNGAFKILMNKEEITSLGIAQGTKFYAIIYGSPFKYSSYFDPGKKLNLYPSLSAASNVAEGVVN; from the coding sequence ATGAAATATCTTTCCCTTCTGGCATTACTTTTCATTTTAAGCAGTTGCGGTGGTTCTGATCCTAATTCGGTTTCTCCAGTGGGAACTTTAACAGCCTACGTTGATCTTTATGATGAATTTGGCAATAAACAATCCTCTTCAGATGGTGCAAAAGTAACGCTTAACAACATTAGTCCTAAAAAATCCGGTATCACTGATAAAAATGGGCGATGTGAGTTATTAAATACCAACCCAGGTAAATATGACATTGTATTTAGCAAATCAGGGTATGGCGACTTTTGGATGTTCCAGGTAAATCATAATCAACGCCATACTTCATTAGACGCAATTGATTTAGTGCAAACATCGGGTACGGTTGCCAGTAATATAAAAGTCAGCTTTAATGCTGCAACAACTCAGTATGAAGTGGAAGGCACAATTACTCCTGTAACTGCCGACAATAGATGGATTCGTTTATTTATTGGTGAATCAAACAACGTTTCATCATCCAACTATAAATACTCTCCACAAAGTGTTTATACCGTAAATAACGGAGCTTTTAAAATCCTAATGAATAAAGAGGAAATCACTTCACTAGGAATCGCACAAGGCACTAAATTTTATGCGATTATATATGGATCTCCGTTTAAATATTCATCCTATTTTGATCCAGGTAAAAAGTTGAATCTCTATCCTTCTCTGTCAGCAGCTTCAAATGTTGCAGAAGGAGTTGTGAATTAG
- a CDS encoding GH92 family glycosyl hydrolase encodes MRRISLLVALLIVGKFSFAQQYTKYVNPFIGTGGHGHTYPGATVPFGMVQLSPDNGTQGWDWCSGYHYSDSVIAGFSHTHLSGTGIGDLADISVMPTVSLLDTAKIREKFSHANEKASPGYYSVLLDKSKIKVELTASKNVGWHRYTFPAAEIATIRFDLGFAINWDAPVETYIKIENDSTVVGYRKSKGWSSDQWVYFAARLSKKVIGFSMAKNGVASGYKTERGKDIKASLIFKTQDNEQVLMKVAISSANIEGAVKALDAEKGWNFDQARKNAEQAWEKELSKIAVQGTDKDKTIFYTALYHAYCAPTTFSDLNGNYKGPNGQINQAKGFTNYTTFSLWDTFRAANPLYTITQSERVPDFINSFLAFYDQSGLLPVWPLVGSETNCMTGYHAVPVIADAILKGFGGFDKEKAFEAMKKSSMQNIRGTDAYRQYKYLPQDKHGWSVTITLEYAYDDWCIAQVAKKLGKTEDYKVYMERAGYYANLFDKSTGFMRARTSDGNWISNFDPYYSEHDERGQYIEGNAWQHSWFVPQDPQGLIKLFGSKAAFTAKLDSLFKVSSEMTGENKSPDVSGFIGQYAHGNEPSHHIAYLYNYAGQSWKSQQRVREIMSSMYSNKPDGLSGNEDCGQMSAWYIMSAMGIYPVNPASGVYVFGSPVLNEAKISVAGGKSFTIKAVNNSKENVYIQSVTLNGKPYTKTYITHNQLLKGGVLVFNMGKTPNKKFGVAATDVPPSNQ; translated from the coding sequence ATGAGAAGAATTTCATTGTTAGTAGCGCTCTTGATTGTTGGTAAGTTCTCATTTGCTCAACAATACACAAAGTACGTTAACCCTTTTATTGGAACAGGAGGGCATGGGCATACTTATCCAGGGGCTACTGTGCCTTTTGGTATGGTTCAATTAAGTCCTGATAATGGTACGCAAGGCTGGGACTGGTGCTCGGGCTATCATTATTCTGATTCTGTAATAGCAGGCTTTAGCCACACACATTTGAGTGGAACAGGTATTGGTGATCTTGCAGATATTTCTGTTATGCCAACTGTTAGTCTTTTAGATACAGCAAAGATTCGCGAAAAGTTTTCACATGCAAATGAAAAAGCGAGTCCGGGCTATTATTCAGTTTTATTAGACAAGTCAAAAATTAAAGTTGAATTAACAGCCAGCAAAAATGTAGGTTGGCATCGTTATACTTTTCCGGCAGCAGAAATAGCAACCATTCGTTTTGATCTTGGTTTTGCCATTAACTGGGATGCTCCTGTAGAAACCTATATCAAAATAGAAAATGATTCAACGGTTGTCGGTTATCGCAAGTCAAAGGGCTGGTCGAGTGATCAATGGGTTTATTTCGCGGCTCGCTTATCGAAAAAAGTTATTGGTTTTTCAATGGCAAAAAATGGTGTAGCAAGTGGATATAAAACTGAAAGAGGAAAAGATATTAAAGCATCTCTTATTTTTAAAACCCAAGATAATGAGCAAGTGCTAATGAAAGTGGCCATTTCTTCTGCTAATATTGAAGGAGCTGTAAAGGCTTTGGATGCAGAAAAAGGATGGAATTTTGATCAAGCTCGAAAAAATGCTGAACAAGCCTGGGAAAAAGAGCTTTCGAAAATTGCGGTTCAGGGAACTGATAAAGACAAAACTATATTTTATACCGCTCTTTATCACGCCTACTGTGCACCAACTACATTCAGCGATTTAAATGGTAATTACAAAGGTCCGAACGGACAAATAAACCAAGCGAAAGGTTTTACCAATTACACTACGTTTTCTTTATGGGATACATTTAGAGCGGCTAATCCACTTTATACGATTACACAATCAGAAAGAGTTCCTGATTTTATTAACTCTTTCCTTGCATTTTATGATCAGTCTGGTTTGTTGCCGGTATGGCCATTAGTAGGCAGTGAAACCAATTGTATGACAGGATACCATGCTGTTCCGGTAATTGCTGATGCTATTTTAAAAGGTTTTGGAGGCTTTGATAAAGAAAAAGCTTTTGAAGCAATGAAGAAAAGTTCAATGCAAAACATTAGAGGAACAGATGCTTATCGTCAGTATAAATATTTACCACAAGATAAGCACGGTTGGAGTGTGACTATTACGCTTGAATATGCTTATGATGATTGGTGTATTGCACAGGTTGCAAAGAAATTAGGCAAAACCGAGGATTATAAAGTCTACATGGAGCGTGCCGGTTATTATGCAAACCTATTCGATAAATCAACCGGTTTTATGCGTGCCAGAACATCCGATGGCAACTGGATTTCTAATTTCGATCCTTATTATTCTGAACATGATGAACGCGGACAATATATTGAGGGAAATGCATGGCAACACAGTTGGTTTGTACCACAAGATCCACAGGGATTAATCAAATTATTTGGAAGCAAAGCTGCATTTACCGCTAAGCTTGACTCATTATTCAAAGTAAGTTCAGAGATGACCGGTGAGAATAAATCTCCTGATGTATCGGGTTTCATTGGTCAGTATGCACACGGAAACGAACCAAGTCACCATATTGCGTATTTGTATAATTATGCCGGACAGTCGTGGAAATCGCAACAACGCGTTCGTGAAATTATGTCGAGCATGTACAGCAATAAACCTGATGGATTGTCGGGTAATGAAGATTGTGGACAAATGAGTGCTTGGTATATTATGAGTGCTATGGGTATTTATCCTGTTAATCCGGCGAGCGGAGTTTATGTATTCGGAAGTCCTGTGTTAAATGAGGCTAAAATTAGTGTTGCGGGTGGTAAATCATTTACGATTAAAGCAGTAAATAACTCGAAAGAGAACGTTTATATACAGTCGGTAACGTTAAATGGCAAACCTTATACTAAAACCTATATTACGCATAATCAATTGCTCAAGGGTGGAGTTTTAGTATTTAATATGGGCAAAACTCCAAATAAAAAGTTTGGTGTGGCTGCCACTGATGTTCCTCCTTCTAATCAATAA
- a CDS encoding DEAD/DEAH box helicase: protein MTFNELNLIDPILKALQSEGYTQPTPIQEQSIPVALKGQDLLGCAQTGTGKTAAFTIPILQLLHPIVRHEQGTTPIRALILTPTRELAIQIGESIAAYGKNLKLKHLVIFGGVNQLNQTVALSKGVDILVATPGRLLDLMNQKFIHLHKVQFFVLDEADRMLDMGFVNDVKRVIAKLPEKRQTLFFSATMPPVIQQLADSILSKPVKVEVTPVSSTAETINQSVYMVDKGNKRALLTHLLENDGIGSALVFTKTKHGADRIARDLNKHKIKAEAIHGDKSQNARQRALSNFKSKDIRILVATDIAARGIDIDDLLHVINFDIPYEAETYVHRIGRTGRAGASGTALTFCDPEEMTYLKDIVKLIGKSIPTVEDHPFPMTIQRYLEVQQQATDKKNDNRGSKRGFSHNKNRGGGQGHSSKKQQHRKGQSKSTSASKGGPKR from the coding sequence ATGACATTTAACGAATTAAATTTAATAGACCCCATATTAAAAGCCCTGCAATCAGAAGGTTATACACAACCCACCCCTATTCAGGAACAATCAATCCCAGTTGCCCTAAAAGGCCAGGATTTATTGGGTTGCGCACAAACCGGAACCGGTAAAACAGCGGCCTTTACCATTCCCATTTTACAATTATTACATCCGATTGTTCGTCACGAACAAGGAACAACTCCAATAAGAGCCCTTATTCTTACGCCAACTCGTGAGTTAGCCATTCAAATAGGAGAAAGCATTGCAGCCTACGGGAAAAATCTGAAGCTTAAACACCTGGTTATCTTTGGAGGCGTTAATCAACTAAACCAAACGGTAGCGCTAAGCAAAGGAGTAGATATTTTGGTAGCAACTCCAGGACGTCTGCTTGATCTGATGAACCAAAAATTCATTCATTTACATAAGGTTCAATTCTTTGTACTAGATGAAGCCGACCGTATGCTCGATATGGGCTTTGTGAATGATGTGAAAAGGGTGATTGCCAAATTGCCTGAAAAACGTCAGACACTATTCTTCTCAGCTACTATGCCTCCCGTTATCCAACAATTGGCCGACAGCATTTTAAGTAAGCCTGTTAAGGTTGAAGTAACTCCGGTGTCATCAACTGCAGAAACCATTAATCAGTCTGTTTACATGGTTGATAAAGGCAATAAACGCGCATTATTGACCCATTTACTAGAAAACGATGGAATTGGTTCTGCATTAGTCTTTACCAAAACTAAACATGGCGCGGATCGTATTGCTCGTGACCTCAACAAGCACAAGATCAAAGCCGAAGCTATTCATGGTGACAAATCGCAGAACGCACGTCAACGCGCCCTAAGCAACTTTAAATCAAAAGATATCCGGATATTGGTAGCCACAGATATTGCTGCCAGAGGAATTGACATTGATGACCTGTTACATGTGATCAATTTTGATATTCCTTACGAAGCAGAAACATATGTGCATCGTATTGGCCGTACAGGAAGAGCCGGAGCCAGCGGAACAGCTTTAACCTTTTGTGATCCGGAGGAAATGACCTACCTGAAAGATATTGTTAAACTGATAGGTAAGTCTATTCCTACTGTGGAAGATCATCCTTTTCCAATGACTATTCAACGTTACCTGGAGGTTCAACAACAAGCAACCGACAAGAAAAACGATAATCGAGGAAGTAAAAGAGGATTTTCTCATAATAAAAACCGCGGAGGAGGTCAGGGACATAGCAGTAAAAAACAGCAACACCGAAAAGGTCAGTCAAAATCCACCTCGGCATCTAAAGGAGGTCCAAAAAGATAA
- the leuS gene encoding leucine--tRNA ligase yields MEYSFREIEKKWQKFWADNKTFKVDIDSNKPKYYVLDMFPYPSGAGLHVGHPLGYIASDIFTRFKKLKGFNVLHPMGYDAFGLPAEQYAIQTGQHPAITTDQNTKRYRGQLDRIGFAYDWSRELRTCDADYYKWTQWIFMKLFDAWYNNDTNKAEPISKLVSMFEAHGTGNVKAACDEDVRSFTAAEWKLFGEEQQQKELLKYRLTYLSESVVNWCPALGTVLANDEVIGGFSERGGHPVEQKKMKQWSMRISAYAERLLNGLDTIDWPEPVREMQRNWIGKSVGALLRFELMSAPENEHGLMELDAHHDVDPETYLSAGVDKIEVFTTRLDTVYGVTFLVLAPEHELVEKITTPGQKADIEAYIAKTKQKSERDRMADVKTVSGAFTGAYAINPLSGEKVQVWIADYVLAGYGTGAVMAVPSGDERDYRFAKHFNLPIVQILDSQILDETADATKEGKYVNSGMINGMTYAEAMKALVEKIEADGSGKAKTNYRMRDAIFARQRYWGEPVPVFFKNGLPYLIDENDLPLVLPDVDKYLPTETGEPPLARAANWKYKNEFEYEHSTMPGWAGSSWYWYRYMDAKNENVFASTEAIDYWKDVDLYIGGSEHATGHLLYSRFWNKVLKDLGYVKEEEPFKKLINQGMIQGRSNFVYRIIGTNKFVSYGLRKDYDTQALHVDVNIVTNDVLDLDKFKNLSPDYVNAEFILEDGKYICGHEVEKMSKSKYNVVSPDDIIDQYGADTLRMYEMFLGPLEQSKPWNTNGISGVYNFLRKFWNLFYNEQGNFFVSNEEPTKAELKALHKIIQKVQEDVERFSFNTSVSSYMICVNELTALKCNKKTILEPLVIALSPYAPHITEELWVLLGNEAGSIIHTSFPEFKAEYLVEDAFDYPISINGKVKTKLNLPLTLEAADVEKAVLESSDVAKYLDGKTPKKVIVVKGRIVNVVL; encoded by the coding sequence ATGGAATACTCTTTCAGAGAAATTGAGAAGAAATGGCAAAAGTTCTGGGCCGATAACAAAACCTTTAAGGTGGACATCGACTCAAATAAACCAAAGTATTATGTGTTGGATATGTTCCCATATCCGTCAGGAGCAGGATTACATGTTGGACACCCACTGGGCTATATAGCTTCTGATATCTTTACACGTTTCAAAAAACTGAAAGGGTTTAATGTGCTTCATCCAATGGGGTACGATGCTTTTGGATTGCCTGCCGAGCAATATGCAATTCAAACGGGCCAGCACCCTGCAATTACTACAGATCAGAATACGAAACGTTACCGCGGACAGTTAGATCGCATTGGTTTTGCATATGATTGGAGCAGAGAGCTTCGCACTTGTGATGCCGATTATTATAAATGGACGCAATGGATTTTCATGAAGCTATTCGATGCTTGGTATAATAACGATACTAACAAAGCTGAGCCTATCAGTAAGTTAGTTTCGATGTTTGAGGCACACGGTACAGGAAATGTTAAAGCTGCTTGCGATGAAGATGTACGCTCTTTTACGGCAGCAGAATGGAAGTTGTTTGGTGAGGAACAACAACAAAAAGAGTTGTTAAAATACCGTTTAACCTATTTGTCTGAATCTGTTGTAAATTGGTGCCCTGCATTGGGAACTGTTTTGGCTAATGATGAGGTAATAGGAGGTTTTTCTGAGCGCGGCGGTCATCCGGTTGAACAGAAAAAAATGAAACAGTGGAGCATGCGCATTTCCGCATATGCTGAACGTTTGTTAAACGGACTTGATACGATCGACTGGCCTGAACCTGTACGTGAAATGCAACGTAACTGGATTGGCAAATCAGTTGGAGCTCTTTTACGTTTTGAGCTTATGTCTGCTCCGGAGAATGAACATGGTTTGATGGAGTTAGATGCTCATCATGATGTTGATCCTGAGACTTATTTAAGTGCAGGGGTCGATAAGATTGAAGTATTTACAACACGTTTAGATACTGTTTACGGTGTTACGTTTTTAGTACTGGCTCCGGAGCATGAACTTGTTGAGAAAATTACGACACCAGGCCAAAAGGCTGATATAGAAGCGTACATCGCTAAAACCAAGCAGAAAAGTGAACGCGATCGTATGGCTGATGTAAAAACAGTTTCGGGTGCTTTTACTGGTGCTTATGCTATAAATCCGTTAAGTGGAGAAAAAGTACAAGTTTGGATCGCTGATTACGTTTTGGCCGGATACGGTACCGGGGCTGTAATGGCAGTTCCCTCGGGCGATGAGCGTGATTATCGTTTTGCGAAGCATTTCAATTTACCTATCGTTCAGATTTTGGACAGCCAAATTTTGGACGAAACAGCTGATGCCACTAAAGAGGGTAAATATGTGAACTCAGGTATGATCAACGGAATGACTTACGCTGAAGCAATGAAAGCCTTAGTTGAAAAGATCGAGGCAGACGGCAGTGGAAAGGCAAAAACTAATTACCGTATGCGCGATGCAATCTTTGCTCGCCAGCGTTATTGGGGTGAACCAGTTCCGGTTTTCTTTAAAAATGGATTACCATACCTGATCGATGAAAATGATTTACCGTTGGTATTACCTGACGTTGATAAATATTTGCCAACCGAAACAGGGGAGCCTCCTTTAGCTCGTGCTGCAAACTGGAAATATAAAAATGAATTTGAATACGAACACAGTACCATGCCTGGATGGGCCGGAAGTAGTTGGTATTGGTATCGCTATATGGATGCAAAAAATGAAAATGTTTTTGCATCAACCGAAGCAATTGATTATTGGAAAGATGTAGATCTTTATATTGGTGGCTCTGAACACGCTACTGGTCACTTGCTGTATTCTCGTTTCTGGAATAAGGTATTGAAAGATCTTGGCTATGTGAAGGAAGAAGAACCTTTCAAAAAGCTGATCAATCAGGGGATGATCCAGGGACGTTCGAACTTTGTGTATAGAATCATCGGTACCAACAAGTTTGTTTCTTATGGCCTTCGCAAAGACTATGATACGCAAGCGTTGCACGTAGATGTAAACATTGTTACTAACGATGTGCTGGATTTGGATAAATTCAAAAATCTGTCTCCTGATTATGTTAATGCAGAATTCATCTTAGAGGATGGCAAATACATCTGCGGTCATGAGGTGGAGAAAATGTCGAAATCTAAGTACAACGTTGTAAGCCCAGATGATATTATTGATCAATATGGTGCTGATACATTGCGTATGTATGAGATGTTCCTTGGGCCTCTAGAGCAATCAAAACCATGGAACACTAACGGTATTTCAGGAGTTTATAATTTCTTGCGTAAATTCTGGAACTTGTTCTACAATGAACAGGGAAATTTCTTTGTTTCTAATGAAGAACCTACCAAAGCTGAATTGAAAGCACTGCATAAGATCATTCAAAAAGTACAAGAAGATGTTGAGCGTTTTTCATTCAATACCTCGGTATCTAGTTATATGATCTGTGTTAATGAGTTAACAGCATTAAAGTGTAATAAAAAGACCATACTGGAACCATTGGTAATTGCTTTGTCTCCATATGCCCCTCATATTACGGAAGAATTATGGGTTCTACTTGGCAATGAAGCGGGTTCAATTATCCATACGTCCTTCCCAGAATTTAAAGCTGAATACCTGGTTGAAGATGCATTTGATTATCCTATTTCAATTAATGGGAAGGTTAAAACCAAATTAAATCTTCCTTTAACCTTGGAAGCAGCAGATGTAGAAAAGGCAGTTTTAGAAAGTAGCGATGTAGCTAAATACCTGGATGGAAAAACTCCTAAAAAGGTAATTGTAGTAAAAGGCCGGATTGTGAATGTTGTTCTTTAG
- a CDS encoding bifunctional riboflavin kinase/FAD synthetase translates to MNIYRSLEEFRTLDKPVVTLGTFDGVHFGHRKIIQRLLEVAHTIEGETVVLTFFPHPRMILHPEADQPKMINTLDEKMDLLKKAGVQHLIVIPFTRDFSNLTSSEFIEDILVKKIGTKKLVIGYDHRFGKDREGSFEHLKMYGPQYGFDVEEIPEQDVNDVAVSSTKIREALIKGDIATANKFLGYNFCLSGKVVKGDQIGRTIGFPTANLYVEEGYKLVPADGIYAVKVHIEDDIFGGMLYIGHRPTINGMTHNIEVNIFDFDTDIYGEVISLEFLEYLRDDEKFNGLDALTTQLKLDEINARKILQQI, encoded by the coding sequence ATGAACATATACAGAAGTCTTGAAGAATTTAGAACACTCGATAAACCGGTTGTAACACTTGGAACATTTGATGGTGTACATTTTGGGCATCGTAAGATTATTCAACGACTTCTGGAAGTTGCCCACACAATTGAGGGAGAAACGGTTGTATTAACATTCTTCCCTCACCCTCGCATGATTTTGCATCCGGAGGCCGATCAGCCAAAAATGATCAATACCCTGGATGAAAAAATGGATCTCTTGAAAAAAGCAGGTGTTCAGCATTTGATCGTCATTCCGTTTACACGTGATTTTTCCAACCTAACTTCGTCTGAATTTATTGAAGATATATTGGTAAAAAAGATTGGTACTAAAAAACTGGTGATCGGTTATGACCATCGTTTTGGTAAAGATCGCGAAGGTAGTTTTGAGCATTTAAAAATGTACGGACCTCAATATGGATTTGATGTGGAAGAGATTCCGGAGCAGGATGTAAATGATGTGGCTGTAAGCTCTACAAAAATAAGAGAGGCACTAATTAAAGGCGATATCGCTACCGCCAACAAATTCTTGGGTTATAACTTTTGCCTAAGTGGAAAGGTTGTTAAAGGAGATCAAATAGGCAGAACTATCGGGTTTCCTACTGCCAATCTATATGTTGAAGAGGGCTATAAGTTAGTTCCTGCAGATGGAATTTATGCTGTTAAAGTTCATATTGAAGATGACATCTTTGGAGGAATGCTTTACATTGGTCACCGACCAACCATAAACGGCATGACTCACAACATAGAAGTTAATATTTTTGACTTCGATACAGATATTTACGGAGAAGTGATCTCGTTAGAGTTCCTTGAATACCTACGAGATGATGAGAAATTTAACGGATTAGATGCATTAACCACACAATTAAAACTTGATGAGATTAATGCCAGGAAGATTTTGCAACAGATTTGA
- a CDS encoding cell division protein FtsX — protein sequence MQEFEESNVSKRTKRVYITTVISIAMVLLMVGLAGLLILHVRKISDYVKENIVVNVYLNEDAKEVDILALQKEIEKNPAVKSTVYVSKELAAENLSKDLGEDFIKFLGYNPLLYSIDVYMKADFADNASIDKVTKEITGKPIVKEVKYQPSLVDSMNRNMKAISLVILCFGGLLLFIALALINNTIRLAIYSQRFLIKSMQLVGATKNFIRKPFLTMAILHGILAGLLATLMVMGVLYLARNEIPELIVMQDYAEFGILFAGLIILGILISLFSTYFAVTRYLRLKIDALYV from the coding sequence ATGCAGGAGTTTGAAGAAAGCAACGTATCGAAAAGAACAAAAAGAGTTTACATCACTACTGTAATCAGTATTGCGATGGTATTATTAATGGTAGGTCTTGCCGGACTGCTAATTTTACATGTCCGCAAAATATCAGATTATGTTAAAGAGAATATCGTTGTAAACGTATACCTGAATGAAGATGCCAAGGAAGTAGATATTTTGGCGCTGCAAAAAGAAATTGAAAAAAATCCGGCTGTAAAATCTACTGTTTATGTAAGTAAAGAGTTAGCCGCTGAAAATCTTTCAAAAGATTTGGGAGAAGATTTTATTAAATTCTTAGGTTATAATCCGCTGCTTTACTCCATTGATGTTTACATGAAAGCAGATTTTGCGGATAATGCAAGTATTGATAAAGTAACCAAAGAAATTACCGGAAAGCCTATTGTTAAAGAGGTTAAGTACCAGCCATCATTAGTTGATAGCATGAATCGTAATATGAAAGCTATCAGTCTGGTTATCTTATGCTTCGGTGGCTTATTATTATTCATTGCACTAGCATTAATCAACAATACGATTCGTTTAGCTATCTATTCTCAACGTTTTCTGATCAAGAGTATGCAATTGGTTGGCGCAACCAAAAACTTCATACGTAAGCCTTTCTTAACCATGGCTATTTTGCATGGTATTTTAGCTGGCTTATTAGCTACGTTAATGGTAATGGGTGTTTTATACCTGGCACGCAATGAAATCCCTGAATTGATCGTTATGCAAGATTATGCTGAATTCGGTATTCTTTTCGCAGGACTGATCATTCTTGGAATTTTAATTTCATTGTTCAGTACCTATTTTGCTGTAACCCGTTACTTACGTCTGAAAATCGACGCTTTATACGTTTAA
- a CDS encoding DUF3098 domain-containing protein: MSTPLKPTENKTDKNVTFLFGRQNYILMLAGLAVIILGFVCMSGTTDIMSNTKIVVAPILVLAGFVIEFFAIFKKPAE; this comes from the coding sequence ATGAGCACTCCTTTAAAACCAACAGAAAATAAAACCGATAAGAACGTAACGTTTCTTTTTGGTCGTCAGAATTATATATTAATGCTTGCAGGCCTAGCTGTTATTATACTTGGCTTTGTTTGCATGAGCGGCACAACCGATATTATGAGCAACACCAAAATCGTAGTTGCTCCTATTTTGGTTCTGGCAGGATTTGTAATTGAATTTTTCGCGATCTTCAAAAAACCTGCTGAATAA